The segment GGAGCATCACGTTGAGCTCGAAGTTCCCGGAGGCGCCCGCCACGGCGACCGCCGTGTCGTTGCCGGTCACCTGTGCGGCGATCATCAGCAGGGCTTCGGGCACGACCGGGTTGACCTTCCCGGGCATGATCGAGGAGCCCGGCTGGAGGTCCGGCAGATTGATTTCGGCCAATCCGGTGCGCGGTCCGGAGGCCATCCAGCGCAGATCGTTGCAGATCTTGGTGAGCGAGACCGCGATCGTGCGGAGCATCCCCGAGGTCTCCACCAGCGCGTCGCGCGCCCCCTGGGCCTCGAAGTGGTTGCGGGCCTCGGTCAGCGGCAGCCCGGTGGCCCGCGCCACCTCGGCGATCACGGCGGCCGAGAACCCCGGCGGGGTGTTGATCCCGGTGCCGACGGCCGTACCGCCCAGCGGCAGCTCGGCCAGCCTCGGCAGGACGGCCTCCAGGCGCTCGATCCCGTAGCGGATCTGGGCCGCGTACCCGCCGAACTCCTGGCCCAGGGTGACGGGGGTGGCGTCCATCAGGTGCGTGCGCCCGGACTTGACCACCTCGGCGAAGGCGGCGGCCTTGCGCTCCAGGGCCAGTTCCAGGTGGCGCAGGGCCGGCACCAGGTCGTGGGTGACGGCGGCGGTGGCGGCGATGTGGATGGACGAGGGGAACACGTCGTTGGAGCTCTGCGAGGCGTTGACGTGGTCGTTGGGGTGGACCTCGCGCCCGAGCCGCTCGGTGGCCAGGGTGGCGATCACCTCGTTGGTGTTCATGTTGGACGAGGTGCCGGAGCCGGTCTGGAAGACGTCGACGGGGAAGTGCTCGTCCCAGCGGCCCTCGGCGACCTCGGCCGCCGCGGACCGCACGGCCGCGGCGGTCTCCTCGTCCAGGACCCCGAGCTCCGCGTTGACCAGGGCGGCGGCCGCCTTGATCCGGGCCAGGGCCTCGATGTGGGCGCGTTCGAGGCGCTGCCCGGAGAGCGGGAAGTTCTCCACCGCGCGCTGGGTCTGGGCGCGCCACTTGGCGTCGGCGGGCACCCGTACCTCACCCATGGAGTCGTGCTCGGTCCGGTACGCCGTGGACTTCTGATCATCGGTCATCTTCACATCCTCCTCAGAAAGTTGAGCAATTGTCTTGTTCGGACTGTTCCCATCTCCCCTACCGGCCAGTAAATACCGGGGGTAACACCGCTATCGGGGAGGCAGTACATGGCTCGTTCGCATGCGAAACCCAGGCTCAGATCTACATTCGCCGCGGTCGCGGCGGCCCTGGCCGCCCTCGGGGGCGTCACCGCCATCACCCCCATGGCCGAAGCGGCCCCCGCCGCATCCGGCTCGATCACACCCCTGTCACCGGAACTCGAAGCCATCCGCGCCGCCGAGGCCACCAAGATCTACGGCGACCCGGCGATCCGCCCCCTCGCCGAACGCAAGACCGGGCTCATCTCCCTCGGCGACAGCGAGATCTCCGGCGAGGGCACGGGCAACTACGACCCCGCCACCAACACCTCCGCCAACCAGTGCCACCGCTCGCCCGACTCGGCGATCCACCGCACGGGCATCCCGGCCGACCTCACCTTCAACGTCGCCTGCTCCGGCGGATACACCGGCAACATCCGCATCGGCGGCAGCAAGCAGTACGCCGACGAACTGGTGCAGAGCGACAACCTGGCCATCAAGGCCCGCAACACGAAGATCAAGATGGTGGTCCTGGTCGCCGGCGCCAACGACGACCTCCAGTTCGGCCCCGTCATGACCGACTGCGTCACCCGCTGGGTCCTCAGCCAGGGCACCTGCGAACCCAAGTACGGCCCGGGCTGGCAGGCCCGCGTCGACGGACTGGTGCCCAAGGTCGAGGCCACCATCGGCGACCTCAAGACGGTCATGCGCGACGCCGGCTACGCCGACTCCGACTACAAGCTCGTCGTCATGGGCTACCCCAGCCCCATCGGCCCCGACTTCTACGACAACCCGAGCTTCCCCGGCAAGCTCCCCGGCGGCTGCGCCGGCTACGACTCCGACGCCGCATGGGGCCGCAACTACGCCGTCCCCGCCTTCGAGAAGGGCATGCGCACCGCCGCCCTCGCCGCCGGCGCCACCTACCTGGACAACTCGCGGCTCTTCCACGGCCACGAGGTCTGCATGGAGGACACCTGGGCCCGCGGCCTCTACCTCGACCTCGGCGACCACTTCCCCTGGGACGAGAACACCGCCCGCCAGTCCTTCCACCCCAACTACCGGGGCCACGGCGCCTTCGCCTCCTGCCTCACCCAGCTCTACGACTCCGGCCTGCGCGAAGCCTCCTGCGCCGACCCCGCCAGCACCGGCACCCCCGTCCTCCAGCCCGGCGCCTGGGACGACCTCTACACACCTCTGAAGAACGAGGCCACCGGCAACTGCCTCGACTCCTTCGGCGGCTCCAGCGCGAACAACACCAAGGTGGTCGGCTGGGACTGCCACGGCGGCCGCAACCAGGGCTGGTGGTACGACACCGCCAACAAGTCCGTCCACGTCGAACTCAGCCAGGACCGCTGCCTCGACGTCCCCGGCGGCACCTACACGGCCGGCACCGGCCTGATCCTCTGGAACTGCCACGGCGGCGCCAACCAGCAGTTCGTCCGCGACGGCGCCACCCTGCACCCCGCCGCCGCCCCCGCCCTGTGCCTGACCGTCGCCGCCGCCCACGAGCAGCTGCGCCTGCAGACCTGCAACGGCTCGGCCGGCCAGCGCTTCGCGTAGACCCCCGCAACCCCGACCCGCCCTCCAGCGGCTTTGGCCGCGGTTTGGAGAACTTCTGGAGCGGCTCGGCAGCATGGAACGCGTCCCACCCCCACCCACCCTCCGAAGGAGGTGCTTCGAGATGAAGAAGATCCAGATCCGCAAGGCCGGTCCGGTCCGCCTGACCTCTTCCGCGTGCTCGCACTACCCGAGCCCCGCGTAACCGCACCCCGGGCGCGTTCGAGCAAGGGGCGTCCCCAGGCACACCGGGGGCGCCCCACCGGTCCGGGCCCGGCCCACGAGAGACGGAGCCCCCGCCATGGCGGAGCCAGGCCACACCAGCACGGACGACACCCCACTGGCGCTGCATCCGCTGGTCTACCTCCAGGACGGCGACGAGGTCACCATCGGACGCCGCGACACCGAGTCCTACGCGATCTTCCCGCCCGACGGCGCCGCACTCGTCCGCCGGCTCCAGGAGGGCGCCACCCCCGCACAGGCCGCGGACTGGTACGAGGCCGAGTACGGCGAGCGCGCCGACGTCGCCGACGTGGTCGAGGCCCTGCACGAGCTCGGGTTCGTCCGCGCCGAGGGAGAGCCGGAACCGGTCGCCGCACCCGTGCGCTGGCAGCGGCTCGGCAAGGCCGCCTTCTCCCCGGCCGCCTGGACCGCGTACGCACTCCTCGTCGCCTGGGCGGCCGTCAGCGTCGTCCGCGACCCCGGCCTCCTCCCGACCCCCGGCGACCTCGTCTTCAGCCACTACTACGCGGTGATCACCCTCGTCCTGTTCGTGGTGGCCGTACCGCTCATCGCCGTGCACGAGATCTTCCACGCCCTCGCCGGCCGCCGCCTGGGCATCCGCTCGCGCACCAGGATGTCGTACCGCTTCTACTTCCTCGTCGTGGAGACCTCCCTGGACGGCCTCGCCGGGGTGGAGCGCCGCAAGCGCTACCTGCCGATCCTCGCCGGGATGGTCGCCGACGTCGTCCTGATCGCCCTCGCCGTCATCACGGCCGGCCTCACGCACGGACTGACCGGCCGCATCTGCCTGGCGGTCGCCTTCACCACCTTCATCCGGCTGCTCTGGCAGTTCTTCCTCTACCTGCGCACCGACATCTACGTCCTCATCACCACCGTGCTCGGCTGCGTCGACCTGCACACCACGGCCGTGCGCATGCTCGCCAACCGGGTCAACCGGCTGCTCGGACGCACCGACCGGCTCACCGACGAGTCCCTGTGGCACCCCGTCGACCGGCGGGCCGCCCGCTGGTACTCCTGGCTGCTGCCCATCGGCTACGCCGTCAGCCTGACCACCTTCCTGTGGGGCGTAGGACCCGTCTTCCTCGCCATGACCTCGGCCTCGCTCGACCGCTTCGGCACCGGCCACTCGACCTGGGTCCAGCTGACCGACGCGGCCGTCTTCCTCGTCCTGACCTTCGGCCAGATCGCCTTCGCCCTCTGGCTCGCCGCCAGGGAGCGCCTGCGCAGCCGGCGGGCCCGGCTCCACCACGTCATCGCCTGACGGGACCACCCCCGGCGGGCCTCTTCCGAAAGGCGGGCCCATGACCGGGCACCACTGGATCTCCGCACCCCACCGCCCCGCACGCGCCGCCCTGCTGGCAGGCCTCGACCTGCCGCCGCTCCTGGCCGCCGTCGACGCGCACCGCCGCCTGCGCGGCCCGTACACCGCGGCCGGAACGCTGCTGCGGCTCCTGGCCCCCGCGGCGCTGGAACGGCGGCCCGCCCTGGCCGCCCGCCACTACATCGAACTCCAGGAGAGCACCCCCGAGCTGGCCCCGCTCGTACCGCCGGTCACCCACCACATCGAGGAGCAGTCCACGGCCGGCGAGGTCAGCCGCTACCCGGCCCGCCTGCACTCCCTGCGCGTGGCCCACGGCATCGTCGACTTCCTGCTCGCCGCCCTCACCGACGCCGGCGAGGGCCCGCGCACCCTCGTCGTGGAGAACGTGCAGCACGCCGACGTCACCGACCAGGAGTTCCTGGCCGCCGCCCTGCGCCGGATCCCGCCCGGACTGCTCACCCTCGTCCTGTGCACCGGCACGGCCGAACTCCTCGACCCGCCCGGCTTCCCCTCCCTCTCCCTGCCGGCCGCCCTCGCCGCCCACACCACCCGGGCCGCCGCCCCCGACGCGCCCCCCGCCCCGGCCGCCGACACCGGCCCCGAGGCGGTACGCCGCTACGTGGACGGCGACTGCACCGACGACGACCCCGCCCTCGCCGCCGCGTACGAGGCCCTGCCCGCGGCGGAGCGCGCCGCCCTCCACGACGCCCGCGCCGCCGAGCTCGCCGCCCGCGCCGAGGAGGCCGAGCCCTCCCTGCGGCTGGGCGCCCTCCCCTTCCACCTGGTGCGGGGCAGCGACCCCGGCGGAGCCGGCGTCGAGGCCCTGCGCACGGCCATGCTCCGCTGCAAGTACCTGGGCTTCTACCACCTCGCCGCCGAACTCGGCGACGAGGGACGTCGGCTGACGGACCCGCAGCGACGCCCCGACCTGTGGTGGATCTTCATCCGCGAATCCGGGGTCTGCCTCGCCGCGGCCGGACGCCCCGACGAGTCGGCCGTCCTCCAGGAAGAGGCCCGGACGGCCACCCAGAGCCCCGCGCACCACATGAAGCTCGCCTACGAGATCGGCATGCTCTACGCCCGCCACTACCCCGAGGAGCGGCGCGACCCCCGCCGGGCCCGGGCCTGGGTCAACACCGCCATCTCCATCGCGGACCTGCTCCCCGACCCCAAGGAACGCGCCTTCTACTCCGTCTTCAACCGCAACGGCCTCGCCCTCGTCGAGGTCCGCGACGGCCGCCCGGACGAGGCGCTGCGCCTGCTGGACCAGGGCATCGAGCGCCTGAACCGGGAACTCGGACTCGGCGAGCGCACCTGGCACCAGGTCGGCCTCCGCTACAACCGCGCCCAGGTCAACAGCATGGCGGGCCGGCTGGAGGCGGCCCTGGAGGACTACGGCGAGATCATGGACGCCGACGACGACTTCGCCGACCACTACTTCAACCGCGGCAACATCCTGCGCAAACTGGGCCGCCTGGACGAGGCCATCGCCGACTACGAGCGGGCCCTGTCCCTGGAAGCCCCGTTCCCCGAGGCGTACTACAACCGGGGCGACGCCCGCCTGGAACTCGGCGACACCGACGGCGCCCTCGCCGACTTCGCCCGCACCCTGGAGCTCGACCCGGACAACCGGGAGGCCCTCCTCGCCCGGGCCGGCCTGCTCGCCGAGCTCGGCGACCCCGAGGCGGCCCTGGCGGACGTGGCCGCCGGGCTGGCCCTGGCCCCCGACCACGCCCACCTGCTCTGCCTGCGCGGACGCCTGCTCGCGGAGGCGGACCGCACCAAGGAGGCGGCCGAGGCCGTCGACGCGGCGCTCGCCAGCGACCCCGGGCTGGCCGAGGCCTGGGCGATCAAGGGCGAACTGGCCTACGGAGAGGGCGATCTGGGGGCGGCCGTGGCCGATTTCGACCGGGCGGTGGCGCTGGCCGACCGGCCCGAGTTCCGCTTCAACCGGGCCGTGGTCCACGAGACCGCCGGCCGGTTCGCCCGGGCCGCCGAGGACTTCGACGCCGTGTACGCGGCCACCGGCGACCCCGACGCGGTCGAACGCCGCGACGCCTGCCGGCGCGCCGCCGAGCGCAGCGCCGTCTGAGCCGGAGCGCGGCGGATGAGCGTGCGGCAGCGGGAGCAGGGCCTGGAGCGGGGCCGGGAACAGGAGCGGAGCCGGGACGCGGGCCGGGACGCGAGCTGGGACGCGGGACGGGAGGCGGCCCCCGGGCGGGGCCGGGAGCGGCGGGGGAGCGGGGAAGCCGGCCCGGCCGACCCCGTGGCCCGGTTCACCGAGGCCATGGCCCGCCTGGTCTCCGGGGTGGCGGTGGTCAGCGCGCGGCGGGCCGACGGCAGCCCGTGCGGGCTCCTCGTCTCCTCCGTCAGCTCCTACAGCGTGGCCCCGCCGTCCGTCATGCTGGCCCTCTCGCGCGACTCGCGTACCTACCGGGCCATGGAGGCCCGCGTGGGCACCCCCTTCGGGGTGCACCTGCTGGGCTCCGCCGACGAGGCCCTGGCCAGGGTGTTCGCGGGGCGCGGGGAGGACAAGTTCGCGGGCGTGGCCTGGGACTGGGACGAGGGCAGGCCCCGCATCGCGGGCGTCCCGGTCTACCTGGGGTGCCGGGCCGCCGCCGTGTTCCCGCACGGGGACCACGTGGTCCTGCTGGGCGAGGTGGCCGACTGCACCGTCCGGGACGCCACCCCGCTCGTCCACTACCGCCGCCGCCTGGACTGGCACCTGGCGTAGGGGGACCGTGCTGCCTGGCCCGGGCGGCGGGCAGGCCGGGTCCGGGACGGGCCGTGGCGGTGCCGCCCGTTGGTCTCGGGCGGCACCGGGGGAACGGTGATGCCCCAGGAGCCGCGGTCCCGCGGACCGGGCGCCCGCTGGGCCGGGCGGGGGCGCGCCGGTCCTGCGGCGCGGGGGACCGGGGAAGGCGGTGCCCCCCTCCGGGAAGCGGCGGGTCAGCGGCCGGCCGGCTGGAGGAGTAGGGGTCTGCGACATCGGCCGTGCTCGGGGCCCGTCGGGCGTAAGCCGCCCAGCAGCGCCCGCTGGACCGCCTGGAGCCCCGGCCCCGGCTCGATCCCGACGTCCTGGACGACCACCCGCCGGACCCGGGCGTACGCGTCCAGGGCCTCGGCCCGCCGTCCCGAACCGGCCAGGGCCAGCATCAGCTGCTCGTGGAACTCCTCCCGCAGCGGATGGCGGGCGCACAGTTCCGCCAGCTCGGCGATCACCTCCCGGGACCGGCCCGCGCAGATGTCGGCACCGATCCGGTCCTGGACCAGCGCGAGCCGCTCCTCCTCCAGCCGCACCGCGTAGTACGCCGGCAGGCGCGCGGGCCCCAGATCGGCCAGCGGCCGCCCGCGCCACATCGCGAGGGCCGCCGAGAACGCCGCGCTCGCCGCGGCGCAGTCACCTGCCGTCCGCAAACCCCGCCCCAGCGCGGCCCGGGCCCGGGAGCGGTCCAGGTCCAGCTCGCCGGGCTCCACGTGCAGCACGTAGCCGGAGCCGGCCGTCCGCAGCAGCGGGTGGTGGCGGGGGTCGCCCCCGGCGCGGCCGTGCCCCGGGTCCAGCGTCCGGCGCAGCCCGGACACGTACATCTGGAGGGTCGCCTGGGCGCAGCGGGGCGGATGCCCGTCCCACAACTCCTCGATCAGCATGTCCGCGCACGCCAGCCGGTTGGCGTGCAGCAGCAGGATCGCCAGCAGCGCGCGGCGCTTGAGCTGGCTGGGCGTGCACACCGCACCCGAGCGGCGCACCTCCAGCGGGCCGAGGACGAGGTAACTCGGCTCGCCCTCCTCGCCGCCGCCGGTGCCGCTGTCGCCGCCGGGTCTGGCACCGGGTCTGCCGCCGGTGCCGTCGTCCGGTCTGCCGCCGGAGCCGTCGTCGGGGGCGTCGCCGCCGGCGGAACGTTCATCGTGCTGTCCTGCGGCCATGCCCCAGTCACCCTCGCCCGCGCCACGGCGCCGGTGGGCGCCTGTCCGTCGTCGGCCAACGGCATGCCCCCGGCGGATATACCGCCCCGCACGCCACGGCATACGTTCGAGCCTCGCGGGCTGCCTGTCACGGGTGCGAACCAGCCAATGACACACCGTCACACGGCGGGCTGCCGGCCCCCGTCCGCCCCCGCCGCGACCGCCCGGGCGCCGAGCTGCTCGCGCACCGCGCGGGGCCGGTTGGTGATGATCGTCTCCACCCCGAGCCGTACGCACAGCTCCACGTCCTCGGGCTCGTCCACGGTCCACACCCGCACCCGCAGCCCCTTGGCCCTCAGCCGTCCCACCAGCCCCGGATCCCGGCGCACGAGGTCGATCCCCGGACCGGCGTGCCCGGCGAACGGCGGCCGCGGGGCGCGCAGCTGCCGCTCGATCAGGTAGACGGACGGCAGCCCGGGCGCCAGCCGGTGCAGCCGGGTCAGCGCGTTGCGGGAGAAGCTCATCACCTCGACCCGGCCGTCGGAGCCGTCGGCGAGCCCGTACTCCTTCAGCATCCGCACCAGCTCGGCCTCCAGCCGGCCGCCGGCCCGGGTGGGGTGCTTGGTCTCCACGGCCAGCCCCACCGGCCGGTCCGCCGCCAGGGCCTCCTTCAGCAGGTCCTCGAAGAGCAGCACCCGCGCCCCCCGGTGCTCCGCGCCCTTCCAGCCGCCGAAGTCGAACGCGGCCAGCTGCTCGTACGTCAGCTCGGAGACCACCCCGCGCCCGTCGGAGGTCCGCTCCACCGTCCGGTCGTGCACGCACACCAGCCGCCCGTCCGCGCTCAGCCGCACGTCGCACTCCAGGGCGTCGGCCCCGTCGGCGATGGCCCGCCGGTAGGCCTCGATGGTGTGCTCGGGGAACTCGTGGGAGGCCCCGCGGTGCGCGACCACGCGGATCGCGCGGGCGGAGCCGGGGGAGGGGGTCGTCGGTGCCATGCGGGAATCCTTGCGAACCGGGGTGAACGGCCGGGTGCGGGCCTGTGACCCCGACGTTAACCCGGCCACCGGCCGCTCACCGCCCGGGCCCGCGTCACGGCTTCGCGGGACGCGCCCCCGGCGGGGCGTCTGCCCCTGGGCCGACATGCGCGAGGGCCCCTCCCCCGTCCGGGGGAGGGGCCCTCGCCACCACGGGCTACAGCCCCGGGCCGCGCACCGGGATGTGGGTGAACGTCGGCTCCGGGGCCGGGTTCTGGAAGAAGTCGTTGCCCTTGTCGTCCACGACGATGAAGGCCGGGAAGTCCTCGACCTCGATCTTCCAGACCGCCTCCATGCCCAGCTCCTCGTA is part of the Streptomyces katrae genome and harbors:
- a CDS encoding class II fumarate hydratase, translated to MTDDQKSTAYRTEHDSMGEVRVPADAKWRAQTQRAVENFPLSGQRLERAHIEALARIKAAAALVNAELGVLDEETAAAVRSAAAEVAEGRWDEHFPVDVFQTGSGTSSNMNTNEVIATLATERLGREVHPNDHVNASQSSNDVFPSSIHIAATAAVTHDLVPALRHLELALERKAAAFAEVVKSGRTHLMDATPVTLGQEFGGYAAQIRYGIERLEAVLPRLAELPLGGTAVGTGINTPPGFSAAVIAEVARATGLPLTEARNHFEAQGARDALVETSGMLRTIAVSLTKICNDLRWMASGPRTGLAEINLPDLQPGSSIMPGKVNPVVPEALLMIAAQVTGNDTAVAVAGASGNFELNVMLPVMARNLLESIRLLANGSRLLADRTVDGITANAERAREYAESSPSVVTPLNRYIGYEEAAKVAKRSLAERKTIREVVLESGYVDRGALTLRQLDEALDVLRMTRP
- a CDS encoding ricin-type beta-trefoil lectin domain protein; translated protein: MARSHAKPRLRSTFAAVAAALAALGGVTAITPMAEAAPAASGSITPLSPELEAIRAAEATKIYGDPAIRPLAERKTGLISLGDSEISGEGTGNYDPATNTSANQCHRSPDSAIHRTGIPADLTFNVACSGGYTGNIRIGGSKQYADELVQSDNLAIKARNTKIKMVVLVAGANDDLQFGPVMTDCVTRWVLSQGTCEPKYGPGWQARVDGLVPKVEATIGDLKTVMRDAGYADSDYKLVVMGYPSPIGPDFYDNPSFPGKLPGGCAGYDSDAAWGRNYAVPAFEKGMRTAALAAGATYLDNSRLFHGHEVCMEDTWARGLYLDLGDHFPWDENTARQSFHPNYRGHGAFASCLTQLYDSGLREASCADPASTGTPVLQPGAWDDLYTPLKNEATGNCLDSFGGSSANNTKVVGWDCHGGRNQGWWYDTANKSVHVELSQDRCLDVPGGTYTAGTGLILWNCHGGANQQFVRDGATLHPAAAPALCLTVAAAHEQLRLQTCNGSAGQRFA
- a CDS encoding flavin reductase family protein, coding for MSVRQREQGLERGREQERSRDAGRDASWDAGREAAPGRGRERRGSGEAGPADPVARFTEAMARLVSGVAVVSARRADGSPCGLLVSSVSSYSVAPPSVMLALSRDSRTYRAMEARVGTPFGVHLLGSADEALARVFAGRGEDKFAGVAWDWDEGRPRIAGVPVYLGCRAAAVFPHGDHVVLLGEVADCTVRDATPLVHYRRRLDWHLA
- a CDS encoding AfsR/SARP family transcriptional regulator; translated protein: MAAGQHDERSAGGDAPDDGSGGRPDDGTGGRPGARPGGDSGTGGGEEGEPSYLVLGPLEVRRSGAVCTPSQLKRRALLAILLLHANRLACADMLIEELWDGHPPRCAQATLQMYVSGLRRTLDPGHGRAGGDPRHHPLLRTAGSGYVLHVEPGELDLDRSRARAALGRGLRTAGDCAAASAAFSAALAMWRGRPLADLGPARLPAYYAVRLEEERLALVQDRIGADICAGRSREVIAELAELCARHPLREEFHEQLMLALAGSGRRAEALDAYARVRRVVVQDVGIEPGPGLQAVQRALLGGLRPTGPEHGRCRRPLLLQPAGR
- a CDS encoding PqqD family protein, with protein sequence MAEPGHTSTDDTPLALHPLVYLQDGDEVTIGRRDTESYAIFPPDGAALVRRLQEGATPAQAADWYEAEYGERADVADVVEALHELGFVRAEGEPEPVAAPVRWQRLGKAAFSPAAWTAYALLVAWAAVSVVRDPGLLPTPGDLVFSHYYAVITLVLFVVAVPLIAVHEIFHALAGRRLGIRSRTRMSYRFYFLVVETSLDGLAGVERRKRYLPILAGMVADVVLIALAVITAGLTHGLTGRICLAVAFTTFIRLLWQFFLYLRTDIYVLITTVLGCVDLHTTAVRMLANRVNRLLGRTDRLTDESLWHPVDRRAARWYSWLLPIGYAVSLTTFLWGVGPVFLAMTSASLDRFGTGHSTWVQLTDAAVFLVLTFGQIAFALWLAARERLRSRRARLHHVIA
- a CDS encoding glycerophosphodiester phosphodiesterase, yielding MAPTTPSPGSARAIRVVAHRGASHEFPEHTIEAYRRAIADGADALECDVRLSADGRLVCVHDRTVERTSDGRGVVSELTYEQLAAFDFGGWKGAEHRGARVLLFEDLLKEALAADRPVGLAVETKHPTRAGGRLEAELVRMLKEYGLADGSDGRVEVMSFSRNALTRLHRLAPGLPSVYLIERQLRAPRPPFAGHAGPGIDLVRRDPGLVGRLRAKGLRVRVWTVDEPEDVELCVRLGVETIITNRPRAVREQLGARAVAAGADGGRQPAV
- a CDS encoding tetratricopeptide repeat protein; translated protein: MTGHHWISAPHRPARAALLAGLDLPPLLAAVDAHRRLRGPYTAAGTLLRLLAPAALERRPALAARHYIELQESTPELAPLVPPVTHHIEEQSTAGEVSRYPARLHSLRVAHGIVDFLLAALTDAGEGPRTLVVENVQHADVTDQEFLAAALRRIPPGLLTLVLCTGTAELLDPPGFPSLSLPAALAAHTTRAAAPDAPPAPAADTGPEAVRRYVDGDCTDDDPALAAAYEALPAAERAALHDARAAELAARAEEAEPSLRLGALPFHLVRGSDPGGAGVEALRTAMLRCKYLGFYHLAAELGDEGRRLTDPQRRPDLWWIFIRESGVCLAAAGRPDESAVLQEEARTATQSPAHHMKLAYEIGMLYARHYPEERRDPRRARAWVNTAISIADLLPDPKERAFYSVFNRNGLALVEVRDGRPDEALRLLDQGIERLNRELGLGERTWHQVGLRYNRAQVNSMAGRLEAALEDYGEIMDADDDFADHYFNRGNILRKLGRLDEAIADYERALSLEAPFPEAYYNRGDARLELGDTDGALADFARTLELDPDNREALLARAGLLAELGDPEAALADVAAGLALAPDHAHLLCLRGRLLAEADRTKEAAEAVDAALASDPGLAEAWAIKGELAYGEGDLGAAVADFDRAVALADRPEFRFNRAVVHETAGRFARAAEDFDAVYAATGDPDAVERRDACRRAAERSAV